In the genome of Nyctibius grandis isolate bNycGra1 chromosome 18, bNycGra1.pri, whole genome shotgun sequence, one region contains:
- the TRIM50 gene encoding LOW QUALITY PROTEIN: E3 ubiquitin-protein ligase TRIM50 (The sequence of the model RefSeq protein was modified relative to this genomic sequence to represent the inferred CDS: deleted 2 bases in 2 codons; substituted 2 bases at 2 genomic stop codons), producing the protein MARRVSINELEDQLLCPICLEVFKEPLMLQCGHSYCKSCVVSLSGELDGQFLCPVCRQTVDCSASPPNVTLARVIEALQSRGEAEPTPESCLMHHNPLSLFCEADQEVICGLCGTIGNHRQHKITPISTAYCRMKEELSVLLTDLHQYKRNLDEHFSKLINNKSRIANEADVFKWVIRKEFQELHRYIDEEKATFLESIEGKAAQLITSIESQVKQTSDALQRLKEMQSSLEALSNESQLDFIRVSALPSEGSDSQAGSPALSPLPVALSPPWAVGTLTEHSWDTTRIEMXVPSAQPGLPRXQSQNHGIVLTAALSSPDMCSCDHAEELPFCQAPSTDSLFSCVFQKYGSSQFRSELPSLHPGDGIFSPVSFKPCFHQDDIKMTVWKRLHRRVLPAPETLKLDPVTAHPLLELFKGDTVVQCGLYQRRDSNPKRFNSSNCILTCKGFSCGQHYWEVIVGTRNHWRVGIIKGTVSRKGKLSKSPENGVWLIGLKEGKIYEAFSTPRAVLPLNARPQRIGIYLHYEKGELTFYNADNPNELSPIYTFQAEFQGQLYPIMDLCWPERGPYSPPIILPVPAASRHPRAPYNHPAPEEPTKP; encoded by the exons ATGGCTCGGAGGGTGAGCATCAACGAGCTGGAGGACCAGCTGCTCTGTCCCATCTGCTTGGAGGTCTTCAAGGAGCCCCTGATGCTGCAGTGTGGGCATTCCTACTGCAAGTCCTGCGTGGTGTCACTCTCCGGAGAGCTGGACGGGCAGTTCCTGTGCCCCGTGTGCCGCCAAACAGTGGACTGCAGCGCCTCGCCACCCAACGTCACGCTGGCCCGTGTCATTGAGGCACTGCAGAGCCGGGGCGAGGCAGAGCCCACCCCGGAGTCCTGCCTGATGCACCACAaccccctcagcctcttctgcGAGGCTGACCAAGAAGTGATCTGCGGGCTGTGTGGCACCATCGGCAACCACCGCCAGCACAAGATCACCCCCATCTCTACCGCGTACTGCCGGATGAAG GAGgagctgtctgtgctgctgacCGATCTCCACCAGTATAAGAGGAACCTGGATGAACACTTCAGCAAGCTCATCAACAACAAAAGCCGCATCGCA AACGAGGCGGATGTCTTCAAGTGGGTGATCCGGAAGGAGTTCCAGGAGCTGCACAGGTACATCGACGAGGAGAAGGCCACCTTCCTGGAGAGCATCGAGGGGAAGGCAGCCCAGCTTATCACCTCCATCGAGTCCCAGGTCAAGCAGACATCAGACGCCCTGCAGAGGCTTAAGGAGATGCAGAGCTCTCTGGAGGCACTCAGCAACGAAAGCCAGCTTGATTTCATCCGGGTGAGCGCTCTCCCTAGTGAAGGCAGTGACAGTCAGGCAGGCTCTCCAGCCCTCAGCCCACTGCCCGTGGCCCtgagccct ccctgggcagtggGAACCCTCACCGAGCATAGCTGGGACACCACGAGAATTGAGATGTAGGTGCCCTCTGCCCAGCCAGGGCTTCCCCGAtagcaatcacagaatcatggaattgttttg ACAGCTGCCCTTTCCAGCCCGGATATGTGCAGCTGTGACCATGCAGAGGAGCTGCCATTCTGTCAGGCTCCCTCCACCGactctctg ttctcttgtgTTTTCCAGAAATATGGCTCCTCCCAGTTCAG GTCAGAGCTCCCCAGCCTGCACCCTGGTGATGGCATCTTTAGCCCTGTGTCCTTCAAGCCTTGTTTCCACCAAGACGACATCAAGATGACTGTGTGGAAGCGCCTGCATCGCCGCGTCCTGCCAG CTCCAGAGACGCTGAAGCTGGACCCGGTGACGGCGCATCCCCTCCTGGAGCTCTTCAAGGGTGACACAGTGGTGCAGTGTGGGCTCTACCAGCGTCGGGACAGCAACCCCAAACGTTTCAACTCCAGCAACTGCATCCTCACCTGCAAGGGCTTCTCCTGCGGCCAGCACTACTGGGAGGTGATTGTGGGCACCAGGAACCACTGGCGTGTGGGCATCATCAAGGGCACAGTCAGCCGCAAAGGGAAGCTCAGCAAGTCTCCCGAGAACGGCGTGTGGCTCATCGGCCTGAAGGAAGGGAAGATCTACGAGGCCTTCAGCACCCCGCGGGCCGTCCTGCCGCTGAACGCCCGGCCCCAGCGCATCGGCATCTACCTGCACTACGAGAAGGGTGAGCTGACCTTCTACAACGCCGACAACCCCAACGAGCTCAGCCCCATCTACACCTTTCAGGCGGAGTTCCAGGGTCAGCTCTACCCCATCATGGACCTGTGCTGGCCAGAGCGAGGGCCCTACTCCCCCCCCATCATCCTGCCTGTGCCCGCCGCGAGCCGGCACCCCCGGGCGCCGTACAACCATCCTGCCCCAGAGGAACCCACAAAGCCGTAG
- the NSUN5 gene encoding 28S rRNA (cytosine-C(5))-methyltransferase isoform X1, with amino-acid sequence MALYSAAAAVLEGLESGRGGIKALVYNSRFPHVRQLYALVSETLRYSPVLEKVVDGAALLQAEKKLPPQLAKVLVYDLLFGKGLKCGGRWKALARRHRARLEAELARLKVQQKVSRNEDLLAPAQAASPSASQVPRYVRVNTLKTCVDDVIDFFKRQGYSYLGKAASVEELRALSGKKFLLDLHLPELLVFPPQMDFHDNLLYTSGHIILQDKASCLPAFLLDPAAASHVIDACAAPGNKTSHLAAILRNKGQIFAFDVDTKRLATMNTMLMRAGVTGFQLAQQDFLTVDPSDPKYSKVTHILLDPSCSGSGMVNRVPRDEAAPSAERLQALAGFQRKVLSHALRFPALRRLVYSTCSLHREENEDVVQAVLQERGSAFRLVNAFPSWPCRGLAAFPGAECCLRASPADTLTHGFFVAVLERCGEGAAAPSSLPAAAEESPQHGEGTEPGAAPKKRKRKKQRVKE; translated from the exons ATGGCGCTGTACAGCGCGGCCGCCGCCGTCCTGGAGGGGCTGGAGAGCGGCCGCGGCGGGATCAAGGCGCTGGTGTACAACAGCCGCTTCCCG CACGTCCGGCAGCTGTACGCCCTGGTGTCCGAGACCCTGCGCTACTCCCCGGTGCTGGAGAAGGTGGTGGACGGCGCCGCGCTGCTGCAGGCCGAGAAGAAGCTGCCCCCGCAGCTGGCGAAG GTGCTGGTGTACGACCTGCTCTTCGGCAAGGGCCTGAAGTGTGGGGGCCGCTGGAAGGCGCTGGCCCGGCGGCACCGGGCCCGGCTGGAGGCTGAGCTGGCCCGCCTGAAGGTGCAGCAGAAGGTGAGCCGCAACGAGGACCTGCTGGCCCCGGCGCAGGCAGCGAGCCCCAGCG CCTCCCAGGTACCCCGCTATGTCCGAGTCAACACCTTGAAGACTTGTGTGGATGATGTGATTGACTTCTTCAAGCGCCAGGGCTACTCCTACCTGGGCAAGGCGGCCAG CGTGGAGGAACTGAGGGCCCTCTCCgggaagaaattcttgttgGATCTTCAtctcccagagctgctggtttTCCCTCCGCAGATGGACTTCCACGACAACTTGCTGTACACGTCAGGACACATAATTCTGCAGGACAAg GCCAGCTGTctccctgctttcctcctcGACCCTGCTGCCGCCTCCCACGTCATCGATGCCTGTGCTGCCCCCGGGAACAAGACCAGCCACCTGGCCGCCATCCTGAGGAACAAGGG CCAGATCTTTGCCTTTGATGTGGACACCAAGCGCCTGGCCACCATGAACACCATGCTGATGCGGGCTGGAGTCACCGGCTTCCAGCTGGCCCAGCAGGATTTCCTGACGGTGGATCCCAGCGACCCCAAATACAGCAAAGTGACCCACATCCTCCTCGACCCATCCTGCAGCGGCTCAG GGATGGTGAACCGGGTGCCGAGGGACGAGGCTGCCCCGAGCGCCGAGCGCCTGCAGGCGCTGGCCGGTTTCCAGCGCAAGGTTTTGAGCCATGCCCTGAGGTTCCCGGCTCTCCGCCGCCTCGTCTACTCCACCTGCTCACTGCACCGGGAGGAGAACGAGGACGTGGTGCAGGCCGTGCTGCAGGAGCGGGGCTCGGCCTTCAG gctggtgAACGCCTTCCCTTCCTGGCCCTGCCGCGGGCTCGCCGCCTTCCCCGGGGCCGAGTGCTGCCTCCGCGCCTCCCCTGCCGACACGCTCACCCACGGGTTCTTTGTGGCTGTCCTGGAGCGGTgcggggaaggggctgctgcCCCCAG CTCCCTGCCCGCAGCAGCTGAGGAGAGCCCGCAGCACGGAGAGGGGACGGAGCCGGGAGCGGCTcccaagaagaggaagaggaaaaagcagcgAGTGAAGGAGTGA
- the FKBP6 gene encoding inactive peptidyl-prolyl cis-trans isomerase FKBP6, whose translation MELCPGTGQAVPPEASVAVKFAGYLEHGDEPFCTNCYGKSPRLMKLGKDITLQGLVIGLLTMKKGEVARFIFTPDYAYGQLGCPPLIPRNATVVFKVEVLDFLDSDESDTFFELTAKQQDTFPLQKVLNVADKEREFGNYLYRKQCFESAKDRYKRALSILGRSPSSEAEQCQINASKLLVLLNLSLTYMKLKRPAQALAYGEKALEIDQRNVKALFRCGQACLCMTEYEKAQDFLLRAQHIQPFNRDINNELKKLASCYRGYVEKEKEMCCRMFASLSSASD comes from the exons ATGGAGCTGTGCCCCGGCACCGGGCAGGCCGTGCCGCCAGAAGCCTCCGTGGCAG TGAAGTTCGCTGGGTACCTGGAGCACGGGGATGAGCCCTTCTGCACAAACTGCTACGGCAAGTCTCCTCGGCTGATGAAACTGGGAAAAG ACATTACGCTGCAGGGCCTGGTAATCGGCCTGCTGACGatgaagaagggagaggtggcAAGATTCATCTTCACGCCAGATTACGCCTATGGGCAGCTGGGCTGTCCTCCTCTCATTCCCCGCAACGCCACGGTCGTGTTCAAAGTGGAGGTGCTGGACTTCCTGGACTCGGACGAATCTGACACGTTCTTTGAGCTGACTGCT AAGCAGCAGGATACGTTTCCGCTACAAAAGGTGTTGAATGTGGCAGACAAAGAGAGAGAGTTTGGCAACTACCTCTACCGTAAGCAGTGCTTCGAGAGTGCCAAAGACAGATACAAAAGG GCGCTCTCCATCCTTGGTCGCAGCCCTTCCAGTGAGGCAGAGCAGTGTCAGATCAATGCTTCCAAGTTGCTGGTGCTCCTGAATCTCTCACTTACTTACATGAAACTGAAACGTCCTGCCCAAGCTTTGGCATACGGGGAGAAGGCCTTGGAGATTGACCAAAGAAACGTCAAAGCGCTGTTCAGGTGTGGCCAG GCTTGTCTCTGCATGACAGAATACGAAAAAGCCCAGGATTTCCTGCTCAGAGCTCAGCATATACAGCCATTTAACCGCGATATTAACAACGAGCTGAAGAAGTTGGCAAG CTGCTACAGGGGCTAcgtggaaaaggagaaagaaatgtgcTGCCGAATGTTTGCCTCTCTCAGCTCTGCTTCCGACTGA
- the NSUN5 gene encoding 28S rRNA (cytosine-C(5))-methyltransferase isoform X2, with protein MALYSAAAAVLEGLESGRGGIKALVYNSRFPHVRQLYALVSETLRYSPVLEKVVDGAALLQAEKKLPPQLAKVLVYDLLFGKGLKCGGRWKALARRHRARLEAELARLKVQQKVSRNEDLLAPAQAASPSASQVPRYVRVNTLKTCVDDVIDFFKRQGYSYLGKAASVEELRALSGKKFLLDLHLPELLVFPPQMDFHDNLLYTSGHIILQDKASCLPAFLLDPAAASHVIDACAAPGNKTSHLAAILRNKGQIFAFDVDTKRLATMNTMLMRAGVTGFQLAQQDFLTVDPSDPKYSKVTHILLDPSCSGSGMVNRVPRDEAAPSAERLQALAGFQRKVLSHALRFPALRRLVYSTCSLHREENEDVVQAVLQERGSAFRLVNAFPSWPCRGLAAFPGAECCLRASPADTLTHGFFVAVLERCGEGAAAPSS; from the exons ATGGCGCTGTACAGCGCGGCCGCCGCCGTCCTGGAGGGGCTGGAGAGCGGCCGCGGCGGGATCAAGGCGCTGGTGTACAACAGCCGCTTCCCG CACGTCCGGCAGCTGTACGCCCTGGTGTCCGAGACCCTGCGCTACTCCCCGGTGCTGGAGAAGGTGGTGGACGGCGCCGCGCTGCTGCAGGCCGAGAAGAAGCTGCCCCCGCAGCTGGCGAAG GTGCTGGTGTACGACCTGCTCTTCGGCAAGGGCCTGAAGTGTGGGGGCCGCTGGAAGGCGCTGGCCCGGCGGCACCGGGCCCGGCTGGAGGCTGAGCTGGCCCGCCTGAAGGTGCAGCAGAAGGTGAGCCGCAACGAGGACCTGCTGGCCCCGGCGCAGGCAGCGAGCCCCAGCG CCTCCCAGGTACCCCGCTATGTCCGAGTCAACACCTTGAAGACTTGTGTGGATGATGTGATTGACTTCTTCAAGCGCCAGGGCTACTCCTACCTGGGCAAGGCGGCCAG CGTGGAGGAACTGAGGGCCCTCTCCgggaagaaattcttgttgGATCTTCAtctcccagagctgctggtttTCCCTCCGCAGATGGACTTCCACGACAACTTGCTGTACACGTCAGGACACATAATTCTGCAGGACAAg GCCAGCTGTctccctgctttcctcctcGACCCTGCTGCCGCCTCCCACGTCATCGATGCCTGTGCTGCCCCCGGGAACAAGACCAGCCACCTGGCCGCCATCCTGAGGAACAAGGG CCAGATCTTTGCCTTTGATGTGGACACCAAGCGCCTGGCCACCATGAACACCATGCTGATGCGGGCTGGAGTCACCGGCTTCCAGCTGGCCCAGCAGGATTTCCTGACGGTGGATCCCAGCGACCCCAAATACAGCAAAGTGACCCACATCCTCCTCGACCCATCCTGCAGCGGCTCAG GGATGGTGAACCGGGTGCCGAGGGACGAGGCTGCCCCGAGCGCCGAGCGCCTGCAGGCGCTGGCCGGTTTCCAGCGCAAGGTTTTGAGCCATGCCCTGAGGTTCCCGGCTCTCCGCCGCCTCGTCTACTCCACCTGCTCACTGCACCGGGAGGAGAACGAGGACGTGGTGCAGGCCGTGCTGCAGGAGCGGGGCTCGGCCTTCAG gctggtgAACGCCTTCCCTTCCTGGCCCTGCCGCGGGCTCGCCGCCTTCCCCGGGGCCGAGTGCTGCCTCCGCGCCTCCCCTGCCGACACGCTCACCCACGGGTTCTTTGTGGCTGTCCTGGAGCGGTgcggggaaggggctgctgcCCCCAG CAGCTGA